AATGACGGGGGCACAATGGCGGGTAAATCAGGACGCACGCGCGTAGCCATCAATGGATTCGGGCGCATCGGTCGCAACATCCTGCGCGCGGCACGGAAACGGAACGCCGACTTCGACTTCGTGGCGGTCAACGACCTCACGGACAATGAGACGCTGGCGCACCTCCTCCGCTACGACTCCGTTCACGGACGCTACGACGGTGTCGTCAAGGCCACGAACGACGGTCTCAACGTCGATGGCGATGACATCCGCGTCCTCAGCGAGAAGGACCCGGCTCAGCTGCCCTGGAAGGACCTGGGCGTCGACATCGTCTTCGAGTCCACCGGCCGCTTCACCAAGCGCGAGGACGCCGCCAAGCACATCGATGGCGGCGCACGGAAGGTCGTCATCACCGCGCCCGCCAAGAACGAGGACATCACGATCGTGATGGGCGTCAACCACGACAAGTACGATGCGGCCTCACATCACGTGGTGAGCAACGCCAGCTGCACCACCAACTGCCTGGTGCCCGTCGTCAAGGTGCTGCTCGACAACTACGGTTTCCGCCGCGGTCTCATGACGACCGTCCATTCGTATACCAACGATCAGCAGATCCTCGACCTGCCGCACAAGGACCTGCGCCGCGCCCGCGCGGCCGCTCTCTCCATCATCCCGACCACCACCGGCGCGGCCAAGGCTACCGCCCTCGTGCTCCCCGAGCTGAAGGGCAGGATCGACGGCATGTCGATGCGCGTGCCCACGCCCGACGTATCCGTCGTCGACCTGACGGCCGAGCTCGAGAAGGACGTGACCGTCGAACAGGTCAACGACGCGTTCCGGGCCGCCGCTGCCGGTCCGATGAAGGGGATCCTCGACGTGTCGGAGGAGCCGCTGGTCAGCGTCGATTACATCGGCCACCCGGCCAGCTCCATCGTCGACCTGCTTTCGACCTTCGTCGTCGAGGACCGCATGGTCAAGGTGATGGCGTGGTACGACAACGAATGGGGGTACTCCGTACGCTGCGTCGACCTGGCCGCCCACATCGCGAAATCGCTTTAAGGCGCAGGCTCCAAATCCAGGTTATATAGGAAGATGCGGGGCCGCGTCGCACACGCGGCCCCGCTCGCATCCATTGACCTTTTGCGCCGTTCGGTATTACCGTTCAAGAGGCGGGCGTGCGTCCGACGGGTCGTGAGTATGCCATGTGGCATACATCTCGCTCCCGCGGGTCCCGGAGCGTAAACGCCGGCACTGGAGGTAAGATGATGGCCACTGAAGGTGCGCAGCTGTACGGGACGTACAGGTGTCCCGTCTGCGGTCACCGGGATGCGGTGGAGCTGGAGGCGGACGAAGGGTCGCGCGTGCTGGCGTGCAGCTATTGCAACACGCCGCTGGAAGTGACG
This region of Longimicrobiales bacterium genomic DNA includes:
- the gap gene encoding type I glyceraldehyde-3-phosphate dehydrogenase, translated to MAGKSGRTRVAINGFGRIGRNILRAARKRNADFDFVAVNDLTDNETLAHLLRYDSVHGRYDGVVKATNDGLNVDGDDIRVLSEKDPAQLPWKDLGVDIVFESTGRFTKREDAAKHIDGGARKVVITAPAKNEDITIVMGVNHDKYDAASHHVVSNASCTTNCLVPVVKVLLDNYGFRRGLMTTVHSYTNDQQILDLPHKDLRRARAAALSIIPTTTGAAKATALVLPELKGRIDGMSMRVPTPDVSVVDLTAELEKDVTVEQVNDAFRAAAAGPMKGILDVSEEPLVSVDYIGHPASSIVDLLSTFVVEDRMVKVMAWYDNEWGYSVRCVDLAAHIAKSL